A single region of the Massilia sp. erpn genome encodes:
- a CDS encoding nitrate reductase subunit alpha: MSHFLDRLNFFAKPKESFSNGHGVVVEEDRTWENAYRQRWQHDKIVRSTHGVNCTGSCSWKVYVKNGLITWETQQTDYPRTRPDLPNHEPRGCPRGASYSWYVYSAQRVKYPMIRGRLMEMWREARKTMDPIAAWEYVSQDPVRSKAYKSIRGLGGFVRANWDEATEMIAAANALTIKKYGPDRVVGFSPIPAMSMVSYASGTRYLSLIGGVALSFYDWYCDLPPASPQVWGEQTDVPESADWYNSTFLMVWGSNVPMTRTPDAHFYTEVRYKGTKTVAVSSDFGEMAKFSDIWMAPKQGTDAALAMAMGHVILKEFHSEGQSAYFRDYAKQYTDFPMLVRLVEQNGILAPEYFLRASHLANNLDEENNPDWKTLVLDSATGEIVAPAGTIGFRWGEKGKWNLEQKTGRSGQAIDPQLSLIDCADEIASVGFAYFGGRDASDVLQRNVPVKRLTMADGSSVLVATVFDLSMANYGVDRGLGGGNVATSYADDIPYTPAWQEKHTGVKAADVITVARQFAENADKTRGKSMVIVGAGLNHWYHMDMAYRGIINMLMMCGCVGQSGGGWSHYVGQEKLRPQTGWTPLAFALDWNRPMRQMNGTSFFYNHTGQWRHEKLDMSEIQSPTAEGNLGDMTILDYNAKAERLGWLPSAPQLQTNPLEVVRAAEAEGKDPAAYVVENLKSGKLKFSCDDPDHPDNFPRNMFVWRSNILGSSGKGHEYFLKYLLGTQNGVMSDEDDCLKPRDVTVRPAGEGKLDLLVVLDFRMSTTCLYGDIVLPTATWYEKDDLNTSDMHPFIHPLSEAVQPLWQAKTDWEIYKGIAKKFSEIGGEYLGTQKDIVLSPLMHDSPDELAQPFDPKDWRTGECDPIPGKTMPTMKVVERNYKDVYKKFTSVGPLLESIGNGGKGISWKTGHEVDVLRGINRTVQEEGVSKGQPRLDTAIDAAEMVLSLAPETNGHVAVKAWAALSEATGRDHTHLAIPREHDSIRFRDIQAQPRKIISSPTWSGLESEEVSYNACYTNVHELIPWRTLTGRQQFYQDHRWMRDFGEGLCVYKPAVDTKTTEALLGARPNGNQEIALNFITPHQKWGIHSTYSDNLRMLTLSRGGPHVWLSEIDAQKAGIIDNDWIEVFNVNGTLTARAIVSQRVPEGLTIMYHAQEKIVNVPGAETTGKRGGIHNSVTRAMPKPTHMIGGYAQLAYGFNYYGTVGANRDEFVLVRKMNKVDWMEGPLDESKNGSKA, from the coding sequence ATGAGTCACTTTCTGGACCGTTTGAATTTTTTCGCCAAGCCCAAGGAGAGCTTCTCCAACGGCCATGGCGTGGTGGTGGAAGAGGATCGCACTTGGGAAAACGCGTATCGCCAGCGCTGGCAGCATGACAAGATTGTCCGCTCCACCCATGGCGTGAACTGTACCGGCTCCTGCAGCTGGAAAGTCTATGTCAAGAATGGCCTGATCACCTGGGAAACCCAGCAGACCGACTACCCACGTACCCGTCCCGACCTGCCCAACCACGAGCCGCGCGGTTGCCCGCGCGGCGCCAGCTATTCCTGGTATGTGTATTCCGCCCAGCGCGTGAAATACCCGATGATCCGCGGCCGCCTGATGGAAATGTGGCGCGAGGCGCGCAAGACCATGGACCCGATCGCGGCCTGGGAGTATGTGAGCCAGGATCCGGTACGCTCCAAAGCGTATAAATCCATCCGTGGCCTGGGCGGCTTCGTGCGCGCCAACTGGGATGAGGCCACCGAGATGATCGCCGCCGCCAATGCGCTGACGATCAAGAAATATGGCCCTGACCGCGTGGTCGGCTTCTCGCCGATTCCCGCCATGTCCATGGTCAGCTACGCTTCCGGCACGCGCTATCTGAGCCTGATTGGCGGCGTGGCCCTGAGCTTCTACGACTGGTACTGCGACCTGCCGCCAGCCAGCCCGCAGGTCTGGGGCGAGCAGACCGACGTGCCGGAATCGGCCGACTGGTACAACTCGACCTTCCTGATGGTCTGGGGCTCCAACGTGCCGATGACCCGTACCCCGGACGCCCACTTCTACACCGAGGTGCGCTACAAGGGCACGAAAACCGTGGCCGTGTCCTCCGACTTCGGCGAGATGGCCAAGTTCAGCGATATCTGGATGGCGCCGAAGCAGGGCACCGACGCCGCGCTGGCGATGGCCATGGGCCACGTCATCCTGAAGGAATTCCACAGCGAAGGCCAGTCCGCCTACTTCCGCGACTACGCCAAGCAGTACACCGACTTCCCCATGCTGGTGCGCCTGGTCGAACAGAACGGCATCCTGGCGCCCGAATACTTCCTGCGCGCCTCCCACCTGGCGAACAATCTGGACGAGGAAAACAATCCGGACTGGAAAACCCTGGTTCTCGATAGCGCCACCGGCGAGATCGTGGCGCCGGCCGGCACCATCGGCTTCCGCTGGGGCGAAAAAGGCAAGTGGAACCTGGAGCAGAAAACCGGCCGCAGCGGCCAGGCCATCGATCCGCAACTGTCCCTGATCGACTGCGCCGACGAGATCGCGTCGGTTGGCTTCGCCTATTTCGGCGGCCGCGACGCCAGTGACGTCCTGCAGCGCAATGTGCCGGTCAAACGCCTGACCATGGCCGACGGCAGCAGCGTGCTGGTGGCCACCGTGTTCGACCTGTCCATGGCCAACTACGGCGTGGACCGTGGCCTGGGCGGCGGCAACGTCGCCACCAGCTATGCCGATGACATCCCTTACACCCCGGCATGGCAGGAAAAGCACACCGGCGTGAAAGCGGCCGACGTCATTACCGTGGCGCGCCAGTTCGCCGAGAACGCCGACAAAACCCGCGGCAAGAGCATGGTGATCGTGGGCGCTGGCCTGAACCACTGGTATCACATGGATATGGCTTACCGCGGCATCATCAATATGCTGATGATGTGCGGCTGCGTGGGCCAATCGGGCGGTGGCTGGTCGCACTATGTGGGCCAGGAGAAGCTGCGTCCGCAAACCGGCTGGACCCCGCTGGCCTTCGCGCTGGACTGGAACCGTCCAATGCGCCAGATGAACGGCACCTCCTTCTTCTATAACCACACCGGCCAGTGGCGCCATGAGAAGCTGGATATGTCGGAAATCCAGTCGCCGACCGCCGAGGGCAATCTGGGCGATATGACCATCCTGGATTACAACGCCAAGGCCGAGCGCCTGGGCTGGCTGCCGTCCGCGCCGCAGCTGCAAACCAATCCGCTGGAAGTGGTGCGCGCCGCCGAAGCCGAGGGCAAGGATCCTGCCGCCTACGTGGTGGAGAACCTCAAGTCCGGCAAGCTGAAATTCAGCTGCGACGATCCCGACCATCCGGACAACTTCCCGCGCAATATGTTCGTATGGCGCTCGAATATTCTGGGCAGCTCGGGCAAGGGCCACGAATACTTCCTGAAATACCTGCTCGGCACCCAGAACGGCGTGATGAGCGATGAAGACGATTGCCTGAAACCGCGCGACGTCACCGTGCGTCCGGCCGGCGAAGGCAAGCTCGATCTGCTGGTGGTGCTGGACTTCCGCATGTCCACCACCTGCCTTTATGGCGATATCGTGCTGCCGACGGCCACCTGGTATGAGAAGGACGATCTGAATACCTCGGATATGCACCCCTTCATCCATCCGCTGTCGGAAGCCGTGCAGCCGCTGTGGCAGGCCAAGACCGACTGGGAAATCTACAAGGGCATCGCCAAGAAATTCTCCGAGATCGGCGGCGAGTACCTGGGTACGCAGAAAGACATCGTGCTGTCGCCGCTGATGCACGACTCGCCCGACGAACTGGCCCAGCCTTTCGACCCGAAAGACTGGCGCACCGGCGAATGCGACCCGATCCCAGGCAAAACCATGCCGACCATGAAGGTTGTCGAGCGCAATTACAAGGACGTGTACAAGAAGTTCACCTCGGTCGGTCCTCTACTGGAAAGCATCGGCAACGGCGGCAAAGGCATCAGCTGGAAAACCGGCCACGAAGTCGACGTCCTGCGCGGCATCAACCGCACGGTGCAGGAAGAGGGCGTGTCCAAAGGCCAGCCGCGCCTCGACACAGCGATCGACGCGGCCGAGATGGTGCTCTCGCTGGCACCGGAAACCAATGGCCACGTGGCCGTGAAAGCCTGGGCGGCGCTGTCCGAAGCGACCGGCCGCGATCACACCCACCTGGCGATCCCGCGTGAACACGATTCGATCCGCTTCCGCGATATCCAGGCGCAGCCGCGCAAGATCATCTCCTCGCCGACCTGGTCTGGCCTGGAGTCGGAAGAAGTCAGCTACAACGCCTGCTACACCAACGTGCATGAACTGATCCCATGGCGCACGCTGACGGGCCGCCAGCAGTTCTACCAGGATCACCGCTGGATGCGCGATTTCGGTGAAGGCCTGTGCGTGTACAAGCCGGCTGTCGATACCAAGACCACGGAAGCCTTGCTGGGAGCCCGTCCGAACGGCAACCAGGAAATCGCGCTGAACTTCATCACGCCGCACCAGAAATGGGGTATCCACTCCACCTACTCGGACAATTTGCGCATGCTGACGCTGTCGCGCGGCGGTCCCCACGTGTGGCTGTCGGAGATCGACGCGCAGAAGGCCGGCATCATCGACAACGACTGGATCGAGGTGTTCAACGTGAACGGCACGCTGACGGCGCGCGCCATCGTCAGCCAGCGCGTACCGGAAGGCCTGACCATCATGTACCACGCCCAGGAAAAAATCGTCAACGTGCCGGGCGCGGAAACCACCGGCAAGCGCGGCGGCATCCACAACTCGGTGACGCGCGCCATGCCGAAGCCGACCCATATGATCGGCGGCTACGCCCAGCTGGCCTATGGCTTCAACTACTACGGCACGGTGGGCGCCAACCGCGATGAATTTGTCCTGGTGCGCAAAATGAATAAGGTCGACTGGATGGAAGGTCCGCTCGACGAGTCCAAGAATGGGAGCAAAGCATGA
- the narH gene encoding nitrate reductase subunit beta — translation MKIRAQIGMVLNLDKCIGCHTCSVTCKNVWTSRDGVEYAWFNNVETKPGIGYPKHWENQDKWQGGWKRNGDGKIEPRQGSRLKILANIFANPNLPAIDEYYEPFTYDYERLQNAPLSETPPTARPISVLTGKKMEKIEWGPNWEDDLGGEFANRSKDKLFDNMQKEMYSTFENTFMMYLPRLCEHCLNPTCVASCPSGSVYKREDDGIVLIDQDKCRGWRMCISGCPYKKIYYNWSSGKAEKCTFCFPRIEAGQPTVCSETCVGRIRYLGVMLYDADKIEAAASVADERDLYQSQLDLFLDPNDPEVIAEARRQGIPEQWLEAAKKSPVYKMAMEWKVAFPLHPEYRTLPMVWYIPPLSPIQSAAESGKMGMNGILPDTKSLRIPVQYLANLLTAGDQPPVIRALDRMLAMRAYMRSKSVEGKPDLAVLEQVGLSAATVEDMYHIMAIANYEDRFVIPSSHKEMVEDSFNEKGSCGFSFGNGCSDGVSDTTLFGKKKHGSTIFMSMPKSRKKAQEVS, via the coding sequence ATGAAAATTCGAGCACAAATCGGCATGGTCCTGAACCTGGACAAATGTATCGGCTGCCATACCTGCTCAGTCACCTGCAAGAACGTGTGGACCAGCCGTGACGGCGTGGAATACGCATGGTTCAACAACGTGGAAACCAAGCCAGGCATCGGCTATCCGAAACACTGGGAGAATCAGGATAAATGGCAGGGCGGCTGGAAACGCAATGGCGACGGCAAGATCGAGCCGCGCCAGGGCAGCCGCCTGAAGATTCTGGCCAATATCTTCGCCAACCCGAATCTGCCGGCCATTGATGAGTACTACGAGCCGTTCACTTACGACTACGAGCGCCTGCAGAACGCGCCGCTGTCGGAAACGCCGCCGACCGCGCGTCCGATCTCGGTCCTGACCGGCAAGAAGATGGAAAAGATCGAATGGGGTCCGAACTGGGAGGACGACCTGGGCGGCGAATTCGCCAACCGCAGCAAGGACAAGCTGTTCGACAATATGCAGAAGGAGATGTACAGCACCTTCGAGAACACCTTCATGATGTACTTGCCGCGCCTGTGCGAACACTGCCTGAACCCGACCTGCGTGGCATCGTGCCCGTCCGGTTCCGTGTACAAGCGCGAAGACGATGGCATCGTGCTGATCGACCAGGATAAATGCCGCGGCTGGCGCATGTGCATCTCCGGCTGCCCCTACAAAAAGATCTATTACAACTGGTCTTCGGGCAAGGCCGAGAAGTGCACCTTCTGCTTCCCGCGCATCGAAGCGGGCCAGCCGACCGTGTGCTCGGAAACCTGCGTGGGCCGCATCCGCTACCTGGGCGTGATGCTGTACGACGCCGACAAGATCGAAGCGGCGGCCTCGGTGGCCGACGAGCGCGATCTGTACCAGTCGCAGCTCGACCTCTTCCTCGATCCGAACGATCCGGAAGTGATCGCCGAAGCGCGCCGCCAGGGCATTCCCGAGCAGTGGCTGGAAGCGGCCAAGAAATCGCCGGTCTACAAGATGGCGATGGAATGGAAAGTGGCCTTCCCGCTGCATCCGGAATACCGCACCCTGCCGATGGTCTGGTACATCCCGCCGCTGTCGCCGATCCAGTCGGCCGCCGAATCGGGCAAGATGGGCATGAACGGCATCCTGCCGGACACCAAGTCGCTGCGCATTCCGGTGCAATACCTGGCCAACCTGCTGACCGCGGGCGACCAGCCGCCGGTGATCCGCGCCCTCGACCGCATGCTGGCGATGCGCGCCTATATGCGCAGCAAGAGCGTGGAAGGCAAGCCGGATCTGGCGGTGCTGGAGCAGGTCGGCCTGAGCGCGGCCACGGTGGAAGACATGTACCACATCATGGCCATCGCCAACTACGAAGACCGCTTCGTCATCCCGAGCAGCCATAAGGAGATGGTGGAGGACAGCTTCAACGAAAAAGGCTCCTGCGGCTTCAGCTTCGGCAACGGTTGTTCGGACGGCGTCAGCGATACCACCCTGTTCGGCAAGAAGAAGCACGGTTCGACCATCTTTATGTCGATGCCGAAGTCCCGCAAGAAAGCGCAGGAGGTGTCATGA
- the narJ gene encoding nitrate reductase molybdenum cofactor assembly chaperone codes for MKQFKVLSALLLYPEPELIEHLPLLEDMAAEQEGWQEALAPLFAYLRGHGLIEVQQNYVGTFDRTPSHSLHLFEHIHGESRDRGQAMVDLMGEYRKHGLEMQGNDLPDYVPLFLEFLSQQEEDESRRLLSDAVHVLAHLGRKLRANDSPYAAVFTLLERYSPVAAEELSEPPVRDMDEALETFGPGVDGVEPLLRKAAGGVQPVNFYPKGAHGASRAA; via the coding sequence ATGAAACAGTTCAAGGTCCTATCGGCCCTGCTGCTCTACCCGGAGCCTGAGCTGATCGAGCATCTGCCGCTGCTGGAGGATATGGCGGCCGAACAGGAAGGCTGGCAGGAGGCGCTGGCGCCGCTGTTCGCCTACCTGCGCGGGCATGGCCTGATCGAGGTGCAGCAGAACTATGTGGGCACCTTCGACCGCACGCCTTCGCACTCGCTGCATCTGTTCGAGCATATCCACGGCGAGTCGCGCGACCGCGGCCAGGCCATGGTCGACCTGATGGGCGAGTACCGCAAGCACGGCCTGGAAATGCAGGGCAATGACCTGCCCGACTATGTGCCGCTGTTCCTCGAATTCCTCTCGCAGCAGGAAGAGGACGAGTCGCGGCGCCTGCTGTCGGACGCGGTGCACGTGCTGGCCCACCTGGGCCGCAAGCTGCGCGCCAACGACAGCCCTTACGCCGCCGTGTTCACGCTGCTGGAGCGTTACAGCCCGGTGGCCGCCGAGGAGCTGAGCGAGCCGCCGGTGCGGGATATGGACGAGGCGCTGGAAACCTTCGGCCCCGGCGTGGACGGCGTCGAGCCGCTGCTGCGCAAGGCGGCGGGCGGCGTCCAGCCGGTCAATTTCTATCCAAAAGGGGCGCATGGCGCCTCCCGGGCCGCATAG
- the narI gene encoding respiratory nitrate reductase subunit gamma, protein MDYLHQFIFGIYPYIALAIFLLGSLIRFDREQYSWKSESSQVLHRGSLRMGSTLFHIGIIGLFFGHAAGLLTPVWVWDALGVPHGAKQVFAMAAGGVMGSMCLIGILLLLSRRLGNDRLRAVTTVKDKIVLLWIFATLLLGLSTIFVSASHLDGHMMVQLMSWAQHVLTFRGDAASFVADAPVLFKLHLFMGMSLFVIFPFTRLVHVWSGFGAVVYLRRAYQLVRPR, encoded by the coding sequence ATGGACTATCTACATCAATTCATCTTCGGGATTTATCCGTATATCGCGCTGGCGATCTTCCTGCTGGGGAGCCTGATCCGCTTCGACCGCGAGCAATACAGCTGGAAGTCCGAGTCGAGCCAGGTGCTGCACCGCGGCAGCCTGCGCATGGGCAGCACCCTGTTCCACATCGGGATCATCGGCCTGTTCTTCGGCCACGCGGCCGGCCTGCTGACCCCCGTGTGGGTGTGGGATGCGCTGGGCGTGCCGCACGGCGCCAAGCAAGTTTTCGCCATGGCCGCCGGCGGCGTGATGGGCAGCATGTGCCTGATCGGCATCCTGTTGCTTCTGAGCCGCCGCCTGGGCAACGACCGCCTGCGCGCCGTCACCACCGTGAAGGACAAGATCGTGCTGCTGTGGATCTTCGCCACGCTGCTGCTTGGCTTGTCCACCATCTTCGTCTCGGCCTCGCACCTGGACGGCCACATGATGGTGCAACTCATGAGCTGGGCCCAGCACGTGCTGACCTTCCGCGGCGACGCCGCCAGCTTCGTGGCCGATGCGCCGGTGCTGTTCAAGCTGCACCTGTTCATGGGCATGTCGCTGTTCGTGATCTTCCCCTTCACCCGTCTGGTGCATGTGTGGAGCGGTTTCGGCGCCGTGGTCTATCTGCGCCGCGCATATCAACTGGTGCGTCCGCGCTAA
- a CDS encoding peptidylprolyl isomerase, with protein sequence MGIAVNGIDISDREIELELPHHQSAANPLKSSVHELVLRSVLLQEAQRLDMPGEDEDDRIEALFDQEVKVPEADEEACLRYYEAQRQRFMRGELVEARHIMFQVAPNAPLELLRDTAGAILEELQERPERFAELATQYSNCPSGAIGGSLGQLGRGQTVPEFDSLLFRLAPGELHGRLLETRFGLHIVQVMRRIDGYLLPYETVRAQIADELSRQSWQRALHQYLQILVGKAQIEGITLEGVASPLVQ encoded by the coding sequence ATGGGAATTGCTGTCAACGGAATCGATATCAGCGACCGCGAGATCGAGCTGGAACTGCCGCATCACCAGAGCGCGGCCAACCCGCTGAAAAGCAGCGTGCATGAGCTGGTGCTGCGCAGCGTGCTGCTGCAGGAGGCGCAGCGCCTCGACATGCCGGGCGAGGACGAGGACGACCGCATCGAAGCCCTGTTCGACCAGGAAGTGAAAGTGCCGGAAGCCGACGAGGAAGCCTGCCTGCGCTACTACGAGGCGCAGCGCCAGCGCTTCATGCGCGGCGAGCTGGTGGAAGCGCGCCACATCATGTTCCAGGTGGCGCCGAACGCGCCGCTGGAACTGCTGCGCGACACCGCCGGCGCCATCCTGGAGGAACTGCAGGAGCGTCCCGAACGCTTTGCCGAGCTGGCGACCCAGTATTCCAACTGCCCGTCCGGCGCCATCGGCGGCAGCCTGGGCCAACTGGGACGCGGCCAGACCGTGCCGGAATTCGACAGCCTGCTGTTCCGCCTCGCCCCCGGCGAGCTGCATGGACGGCTGCTGGAAACCCGCTTCGGCCTGCACATCGTCCAGGTGATGCGCCGCATCGACGGCTATCTGCTGCCGTATGAAACCGTGCGCGCCCAGATCGCCGACGAGCTGTCGCGCCAGTCCTGGCAGCGCGCGCTGCACCAGTATCTGCAGATTTTGGTGGGCAAGGCGCAGATCGAAGGCATCACGCTGGAAGGCGTCGCCAGCCCCCTGGTCCAGTAG
- the moaA gene encoding GTP 3',8-cyclase MoaA: MLSDRFGRSIEYLRVSVTDRCDLRCTYCMPTGFKGFEDPPDWLTFDEMERVIGIFARLGTSRVRLTGGEPLMRRRLPELAARLAALPGLRDLSLSTNGTQLVRHAADLRAAGVARLNVSLDSLDRDCVARITGRDCLPDVLEGLKVAKAAGFAPIKINMVAMRGVNDAEIDDLVAFCIENEFVLRLIEAMPMGETGRNAAYMGLAPVQERLRKQFGLVPQAAELGGGPARYLATEDGRASVGFITPMSQHFCASCNRIRMSVDGTLYLCLGQEEKFELRPLLRGGASDADLEHAIRQAIELKPQQHDFTRQPGKIIRFMSQTGG, from the coding sequence ATGTTAAGCGACCGGTTTGGACGGTCCATCGAATATCTGCGCGTGTCCGTGACCGACCGCTGCGATTTGCGTTGTACCTACTGCATGCCAACGGGATTCAAGGGGTTTGAAGACCCGCCCGACTGGCTTACCTTTGACGAAATGGAAAGGGTGATCGGCATCTTCGCCCGCCTTGGCACCTCGCGCGTGCGACTGACGGGTGGCGAACCGCTGATGCGGCGCCGTCTGCCGGAGCTGGCGGCGCGGCTGGCAGCGTTGCCGGGACTGCGTGATTTATCGCTGTCCACCAACGGCACCCAGCTGGTGCGGCATGCGGCCGATTTGCGCGCTGCCGGCGTCGCGCGGCTGAACGTCAGCCTCGATTCGCTGGACCGTGACTGCGTAGCCAGGATCACGGGGCGCGACTGCCTGCCCGATGTGCTGGAAGGATTGAAGGTAGCCAAGGCCGCCGGCTTCGCCCCGATCAAGATCAATATGGTGGCCATGCGCGGCGTGAACGACGCCGAAATCGACGATCTGGTCGCCTTCTGCATCGAGAACGAATTCGTGCTGCGCCTGATCGAAGCCATGCCGATGGGCGAAACGGGACGCAATGCGGCGTATATGGGATTGGCGCCGGTGCAGGAAAGGCTGCGCAAACAGTTTGGCCTGGTGCCGCAGGCAGCGGAATTGGGCGGCGGTCCGGCGCGCTATCTGGCGACCGAGGATGGACGCGCCAGTGTTGGCTTCATCACCCCGATGTCGCAGCACTTCTGCGCCAGCTGCAACCGCATCCGCATGTCGGTCGATGGCACGCTCTACCTCTGTCTCGGACAGGAAGAAAAATTTGAACTGCGCCCCCTGCTGCGAGGAGGCGCCAGCGACGCCGATCTGGAGCACGCGATCCGCCAGGCCATCGAACTGAAGCCGCAGCAACACGACTTCACCCGCCAGCCCGGCAAGATCATCCGTTTCATGTCCCAGACCGGCGGCTAG
- a CDS encoding type IV pili methyl-accepting chemotaxis transducer N-terminal domain-containing protein has product MGALLLFLAAALTVIGSTLFLSWQLEGSAAAINDTGSLRMNSYRLSALLGRLETGDELGLVRNGATQQIGRIDGTLALLRQGDPQRPLFLPPNTKIRNSFSTITRHWQDGLRPMARTLLAQEVADPAAIRTFQKEADQFVAQVNTLVKLIEQDSELRTFWLRASQLALLGLALVTTISIIFLLFSLIIEPVTRLYEGMSRMREAQFEVRLDVDSDDEFGQLAQGFNQMGDRLQDLYGNLEALVKVKTQALEEQNRELALLYDCSAFLQRPQPAEELCEGFLHRISEYFKADGGSVRIIDAQRGNVHMLVHHGVSDELVESEHCLKVGDCLCGEAVEKRIAVVHDMRRIDQAHEKQCYREGFVTVSVFHIFAHGQHVGFFNLHFRQAKVFSPHEKELLETLGQQLGIAIENMRLATREREMAISEERNLVAQGLHDSIAQGLNFLNLQVQMLEQSLKQGEIGDVAEIVPQLRAGVQESYEDVRELLHNFRSKLAEGSLTGSLETTIDKFRRQTGIEVELISDGEGAPFPREQQLQLLFIVQEALSNVRKHALATKVEIGLQDHKDFSLSIHDNGRGFDAATLSAKSEEHVGIHIMRERAARIGAELDVRSGVGLGTTVQLTLARAQRRAA; this is encoded by the coding sequence GTGGGGGCTTTGCTGCTGTTTCTGGCGGCGGCGCTGACCGTTATCGGGTCGACGCTGTTTTTGTCCTGGCAGCTGGAGGGAAGCGCGGCGGCGATCAACGATACGGGCAGCCTGCGCATGAACAGCTATCGGCTCAGCGCCTTGCTGGGCCGCCTGGAAACCGGCGATGAACTGGGCCTGGTGCGCAATGGCGCGACACAGCAGATTGGGCGCATCGACGGCACGCTGGCCTTGCTGCGCCAGGGCGATCCTCAACGTCCGCTGTTCCTGCCGCCGAATACAAAAATCCGCAACAGCTTCTCGACCATTACCCGTCATTGGCAGGATGGCTTGCGCCCCATGGCGCGCACGCTCCTGGCGCAGGAGGTGGCCGATCCGGCTGCGATCCGCACGTTCCAGAAGGAGGCCGACCAGTTTGTAGCCCAGGTGAATACGCTGGTCAAGCTGATCGAACAGGATAGCGAGCTGCGTACCTTTTGGCTGCGCGCCTCGCAGCTTGCCTTGCTGGGCCTCGCGCTGGTGACGACGATCAGCATCATCTTCCTGCTTTTCAGCCTGATTATCGAACCGGTCACGCGCCTTTACGAGGGTATGAGCCGCATGCGCGAGGCGCAGTTCGAGGTGCGCCTGGACGTGGACAGCGACGATGAATTCGGCCAGCTGGCGCAAGGCTTCAACCAGATGGGCGACCGCCTGCAAGACCTGTATGGCAATCTGGAGGCGCTGGTCAAGGTCAAGACGCAGGCGCTGGAGGAGCAGAACCGCGAGCTGGCGCTGCTGTACGATTGCTCGGCCTTCCTGCAGCGCCCGCAGCCGGCGGAGGAGCTGTGCGAGGGCTTCCTGCACCGCATCAGCGAGTATTTCAAGGCCGATGGCGGCTCGGTGCGCATCATCGACGCGCAGCGCGGCAATGTGCATATGCTGGTGCACCATGGCGTTTCGGACGAGCTGGTGGAATCGGAGCATTGCCTGAAGGTGGGCGATTGCCTGTGCGGCGAGGCGGTGGAGAAGCGCATCGCCGTGGTCCACGATATGCGCCGCATCGACCAGGCGCACGAGAAGCAGTGCTACCGCGAGGGCTTTGTCACCGTTTCGGTATTCCATATCTTCGCCCATGGCCAGCATGTGGGCTTCTTCAATCTGCACTTCCGCCAAGCCAAGGTCTTCAGCCCACACGAGAAGGAGCTGCTGGAGACGTTGGGCCAGCAGCTTGGCATCGCCATCGAGAATATGCGCCTGGCGACGCGCGAACGCGAGATGGCGATTTCGGAGGAGCGCAATCTGGTGGCACAGGGTCTGCACGACAGCATCGCACAAGGCCTGAACTTCCTGAATCTGCAGGTGCAGATGCTGGAGCAGTCGCTCAAGCAGGGCGAGATCGGCGACGTGGCCGAAATCGTGCCGCAGCTGCGCGCCGGGGTGCAGGAGAGTTACGAGGATGTGCGCGAGCTGCTGCATAACTTCCGCAGCAAGCTGGCCGAGGGCAGCCTGACCGGCTCTCTGGAAACCACCATCGACAAATTCCGCCGCCAGACCGGCATCGAGGTCGAGCTGATCTCGGACGGCGAGGGCGCGCCTTTCCCGCGCGAGCAGCAATTGCAGCTGCTGTTCATCGTGCAGGAAGCCTTGTCGAATGTGCGCAAGCATGCGCTGGCGACCAAGGTGGAAATCGGTCTGCAGGATCATAAGGACTTTTCGCTCTCGATCCACGATAATGGACGCGGCTTCGACGCCGCGACCTTGTCGGCGAAGAGCGAGGAACACGTGGGCATCCACATCATGCGCGAACGCGCGGCGCGCATAGGCGCCGAGCTGGATGTGCGCTCCGGTGTGGGCTTAGGCACCACGGTGCAATTGACTTTAGCGCGCGCACAGCGCCGCGCGGCTTAA
- a CDS encoding response regulator translates to MEQADKPISVLLVDDHTLFRSGIKSLLTRNAEFQVVGEAADGVEGIKRAQQLQPDVILLDLNMPGMSGVETLQLILQDCPDSAVVMLTVSEDAQDLSVALKAGASGYLLKNIDTDYLIRAIRRAAAGETVVAEAMTGKLVAQLQGGAPAASELDKLTPREKQIIACLAQGESNKSIARTLDLAESTVKIHVQNVLKKLNLSSRVQAAVYAVEHRLQADR, encoded by the coding sequence ATGGAGCAGGCGGACAAACCCATTAGCGTATTGCTGGTGGACGACCATACCTTGTTCCGCAGCGGCATCAAGTCCCTGCTCACGCGGAACGCCGAGTTCCAGGTGGTGGGCGAGGCGGCCGACGGTGTGGAAGGCATTAAACGCGCGCAGCAATTGCAGCCGGACGTGATCCTGCTGGATCTGAACATGCCTGGCATGTCTGGCGTCGAGACCCTGCAGCTGATTCTGCAGGATTGTCCGGACAGCGCGGTGGTGATGCTGACCGTGTCGGAAGATGCGCAGGATTTGTCGGTGGCGCTGAAGGCCGGCGCCAGCGGCTATCTGCTGAAAAACATCGATACCGATTACCTGATCCGCGCCATCCGCCGCGCCGCCGCCGGAGAAACCGTGGTGGCCGAGGCGATGACCGGCAAGCTGGTGGCGCAATTACAGGGCGGCGCGCCGGCCGCATCGGAGCTGGACAAGCTGACCCCGCGCGAGAAGCAGATCATCGCCTGCCTGGCCCAGGGCGAGAGCAACAAGTCCATCGCGCGCACGCTCGATCTGGCCGAAAGCACGGTCAAGATCCACGTCCAGAACGTGCTGAAAAAGCTCAACCTGAGCAGCCGCGTACAAGCCGCCGTCTACGCCGTCGAACACCGCCTGCAGGCCGACCGCTAA